The following coding sequences are from one Leptolyngbya sp. NIES-3755 window:
- a CDS encoding cadmium resistance transporter (similar to AA sequence:cyanobase_aa:LBDG_05840), whose translation MTELLKALTTGITAFIATNLDDIVILMLFFSQVTVLFRRKHIIAGQYLGFGALVFATLPSFFGNALLPRPWIGLLGLVPIAIGVARLLNPDADDEEEEQSHEQSQQHWFSGLMSPQTYSVAAVTFANGGDNIGIYVPLFASATWDSLIVIVTTFFSMVGVWCYAAYQFSRVPAIAETLTRYGNQLVPFVLIGLGTLILIDSHTLEDRGLAVIALVISGMGLIHLMRTVRLSETMNQGEP comes from the coding sequence ATGACTGAATTGCTCAAAGCTCTTACAACTGGAATCACGGCTTTCATTGCGACGAACTTAGACGACATTGTGATTCTGATGTTGTTTTTCTCTCAAGTGACTGTTCTATTTCGACGCAAACACATCATTGCTGGACAGTATCTCGGATTCGGGGCGCTAGTCTTTGCGACTTTACCCAGCTTCTTCGGAAACGCATTGTTACCTCGTCCTTGGATTGGATTGCTCGGTCTTGTTCCAATCGCGATCGGGGTTGCTCGATTACTCAATCCTGATGCTGACGATGAGGAAGAAGAACAATCGCATGAACAGTCTCAGCAACACTGGTTTTCTGGTCTAATGTCTCCACAAACTTATAGTGTGGCAGCCGTGACCTTTGCAAATGGAGGCGATAACATTGGAATCTATGTGCCATTGTTCGCCAGTGCTACCTGGGACAGTTTGATTGTGATTGTGACGACGTTCTTCTCAATGGTCGGTGTGTGGTGCTATGCCGCCTATCAATTTAGCCGAGTTCCCGCGATCGCAGAAACATTAACCCGGTATGGTAATCAACTTGTTCCCTTTGTGCTGATTGGATTAGGAACATTAATTTTGATAGATAGCCATACGCTCGAAGATCGCGGTTTAGCGGTGATTGCCCTAGTGATTAGTGGAATGGGCTTAATCCATCTGATGCGTACTGTTCGACTCTCAGAAACGATGAATCAAGGAGAACCCTAA
- a CDS encoding amino acid permease-associated region (similar to AA sequence:cyanobase_aa:LBDG_05830) — protein sequence MTAEIPISPSVHGLKRECLSYGEVLAQSFAVLAPTTVPAAVMGLIFASSGNGTWLSFLLGMIGLVFVGININQFARRSASPGSLYSYIVKGLGPTAGVLSGWGLILAYLFTGMSTLCGFAIFGQKLLGYVGIHTHILTLFAVGVAAAWYAAYKDIQLSAKLMLLLEGASIASILLLGILIWGHHEFAIDPAQLTLQNATPGGITAGIVLVVFGFSGFESSTSLGDEAKDPLKSIPKSVMQSTILAGVFFIFMAYVEVLGFQGASTDLAKTEAPLDFLAHQTGADFLGIIISLGALLSFFTCTLGCINPTARVMFLMARHGVFHTSLGASHEENLTPHTAIALSSLLTFVLPTAIVLCGVSPFDSQGYFGTICTYGFLLVYILISIAAPVYLHRLGELRPMNVLFSILGVGFMALPLIGTIGIPGSDLFLAPEAPTNVFPYLFALYIAAGFGWFVFQRCRSPRLVRQMQRSIEAIHAHHANQKDES from the coding sequence ATGACCGCTGAAATACCCATTTCTCCCAGTGTGCATGGCTTAAAACGGGAATGTCTTTCCTACGGTGAAGTATTAGCTCAATCGTTTGCCGTTCTCGCTCCAACGACGGTTCCAGCGGCGGTCATGGGCTTGATTTTTGCGTCGTCAGGGAATGGCACTTGGCTCAGTTTTCTACTCGGCATGATCGGACTGGTGTTTGTCGGGATCAATATCAATCAGTTTGCTCGACGCTCTGCCTCACCGGGATCGCTCTATTCATATATTGTGAAAGGGTTAGGTCCGACCGCAGGCGTGTTAAGCGGTTGGGGATTGATTCTGGCATATTTGTTCACAGGAATGTCTACGCTGTGCGGCTTTGCAATCTTTGGTCAGAAACTGCTTGGCTATGTTGGAATTCATACGCACATCTTGACTCTGTTTGCGGTTGGAGTGGCGGCGGCTTGGTATGCAGCTTACAAAGATATTCAACTGTCTGCCAAACTGATGTTGCTGCTAGAAGGAGCCTCGATCGCTTCAATTCTGCTGCTCGGTATTCTAATTTGGGGACATCATGAGTTTGCGATCGACCCCGCACAATTGACGCTGCAAAACGCAACTCCAGGCGGGATCACTGCTGGAATTGTCCTAGTCGTCTTCGGATTCTCAGGCTTTGAGAGTTCAACTTCGCTCGGTGATGAAGCCAAAGATCCGCTAAAGTCAATTCCGAAATCAGTGATGCAAAGTACGATTTTAGCTGGAGTGTTCTTTATCTTCATGGCTTACGTCGAAGTGCTAGGCTTCCAAGGTGCATCGACCGATCTCGCCAAAACTGAAGCTCCATTAGACTTTCTGGCACATCAAACAGGCGCGGATTTTCTGGGGATCATCATTAGCTTAGGTGCATTGTTGAGCTTCTTCACTTGTACGCTAGGCTGCATTAATCCGACTGCACGAGTAATGTTTCTCATGGCGCGACATGGTGTGTTTCATACTTCGCTCGGAGCTTCACACGAAGAGAATTTAACACCGCATACTGCGATCGCGCTTTCGTCGCTCCTAACCTTTGTGCTCCCGACTGCGATCGTTCTATGTGGAGTGTCGCCGTTTGATAGTCAAGGTTACTTTGGCACGATTTGTACTTACGGCTTTTTGCTCGTGTACATCTTAATCTCGATCGCAGCTCCGGTGTACTTACATCGATTAGGTGAACTCCGCCCGATGAACGTTCTGTTTTCAATCTTAGGGGTTGGATTTATGGCGCTGCCTTTGATTGGCACGATCGGGATTCCGGGTAGTGATTTATTCCTTGCTCCTGAAGCACCCACGAACGTTTTCCCTTACTTGTTTGCTCTGTACATTGCGGCTGGATTTGGCTGGTTTGTGTTTCAGCGATGTCGATCGCCCAGATTAGTTCGACAAATGCAGCGATCGATTGAAGCCATCCATGCCCATCACGCGAACCAAAAAGATGAATCATGA
- a CDS encoding CRP/FNR family transcriptional regulator (similar to AA sequence:cyanobase_aa:Npun_R5405), protein MHSTVLPRSLPEIRSFKRRSTIPLRHTALWRIESGVVRMVTWLEDGSTVTLGLCGAGDVVGTYLSAIEPYQIECLTEVEATPLSADEWFPDPAQLLARVQQAEEFMLIRSHRRVEEMLLKLLTWLSKKFGRKVSKGHLIDLRLTHQDLAELLGTTRVTITRVLKQFEQQGLVQRLPNHLTLLQPDAMWHYEI, encoded by the coding sequence ATGCACTCCACTGTTCTTCCTCGATCGCTGCCTGAAATCCGATCCTTCAAACGTCGATCGACCATTCCACTCCGACACACCGCACTTTGGCGCATTGAATCGGGTGTGGTGCGAATGGTGACTTGGCTCGAAGATGGTTCAACGGTCACATTGGGATTGTGTGGTGCAGGCGACGTGGTTGGAACTTATCTCTCCGCGATCGAGCCTTACCAAATTGAGTGTTTAACCGAGGTTGAAGCGACTCCACTCTCTGCCGATGAATGGTTTCCTGATCCCGCTCAACTCTTAGCACGAGTGCAACAAGCCGAAGAATTCATGCTGATTCGCAGTCATCGCAGAGTCGAAGAGATGTTGCTAAAACTGCTGACTTGGCTTTCAAAAAAGTTCGGGCGCAAAGTGAGTAAAGGTCATTTGATTGATCTGCGACTCACCCACCAAGATCTAGCAGAACTATTAGGAACAACTCGTGTGACGATTACTCGTGTTCTGAAGCAGTTTGAGCAACAAGGTTTAGTTCAACGATTGCCCAATCATTTAACGCTATTGCAACCAGATGCTATGTGGCACTACGAAATTTAG